From Streptomyces qinzhouensis, one genomic window encodes:
- the hypF gene encoding carbamoyltransferase HypF, protein MTTDRVAPAPATGPLRRRVSVRGLVQGVGFRPFVHALAAELGLSGHVSNTGDGVLAEVEGAPEALDRFCERVAADAPPLARVGSVAHEAIDATGEAGFTIAPSRPGAAGRRAPIPPDIATCEDCLGELADPADRRYRHPFITCTNCGPRFTIVTDLPYDRAHTTMARFPFCPDCAREYADPADRRFHAQPVSCHDCGPRLALVAPGAAPLGGEAALARARALLAAGGIVAVKGIGGYHLVCDALDPAAVALLRRRKNRGDKPFALMARDPADVEPYVLLDAAERELLTGPVRPIVLLRRRPPAPDGPAAPAGALDAVAPNAPDLGVMLPYTPLHRLLFGLPGDPPGPRLLVMTSGNLSGEPIVTDDTEALDRLAPLVDAWLTHDRPIHVPCDDSVLRVVDGEPVPLRRSRGLVPLSLELPADVPPVLAAGGDLKNVFALAEGRSVWLSGHIGDMDDLATLTAFDRAVTHLSTITGVVPEIVAADRHPGYRSARRAAALADGRPVARVQHHHAHLASALAEHGRDGSRPVIGVTFDGTGYGDDGAVWGGEVLIGNYAGFERFARLAYVPLPGGDSAVARPYRMALSHLRAAGIAWSPRLACVAACPPDELRVLERQLATGPNTVPTSSMGRLFDAVSSLAGICHRAGYEAQAAIELEGAARAHGPSGDGYRFTVRESAPEYGPGHGPGPLVADPGPVLAAAVADLTAGAPAGLVAARFHEAVAALVRQLCAAARDRYGLGETALTGGVFGNAVLLSACARGLAADGFTVLRHRLVPPNDGGLALGQLVVAAHGAAREETAPCAWRCPAG, encoded by the coding sequence GTGACGACGGACCGGGTGGCGCCCGCCCCCGCCACGGGCCCGCTGCGGCGGCGGGTCTCCGTGCGGGGCCTGGTGCAGGGCGTCGGGTTCCGGCCGTTCGTCCATGCCCTCGCCGCCGAGCTGGGGCTGTCCGGACATGTCAGCAACACCGGTGACGGGGTCCTCGCGGAGGTCGAGGGGGCGCCGGAGGCCCTCGACCGTTTCTGCGAGCGGGTGGCGGCCGACGCTCCCCCGCTGGCCCGGGTGGGGTCGGTCGCCCATGAGGCCATCGACGCCACCGGCGAGGCGGGGTTCACCATCGCGCCCTCCCGTCCCGGTGCCGCCGGCCGCCGGGCCCCGATCCCGCCCGACATCGCCACCTGCGAGGACTGTCTCGGCGAGCTGGCGGATCCCGCCGACCGCCGCTACCGGCACCCGTTCATCACCTGTACGAACTGCGGTCCGCGGTTCACCATCGTCACCGATCTGCCGTACGACCGGGCCCACACCACCATGGCCCGCTTCCCGTTCTGCCCCGACTGTGCCCGGGAGTACGCGGACCCGGCCGACCGGCGCTTCCACGCGCAGCCGGTGTCCTGTCACGACTGCGGGCCCCGGCTCGCGCTGGTCGCCCCCGGGGCCGCTCCACTCGGCGGGGAGGCGGCGCTCGCCCGGGCCCGGGCCCTGCTGGCGGCGGGCGGCATCGTCGCCGTCAAGGGCATCGGCGGCTACCACCTGGTGTGCGACGCCCTCGATCCGGCGGCGGTCGCCCTGTTGCGGCGGCGCAAGAACCGGGGCGACAAACCCTTCGCGCTGATGGCCCGGGATCCGGCGGACGTCGAACCGTACGTCCTGCTGGACGCGGCCGAACGGGAGCTGCTGACCGGGCCGGTGCGCCCGATCGTGCTGCTGCGCCGCCGGCCGCCGGCCCCGGACGGTCCGGCGGCACCGGCCGGGGCGCTCGACGCCGTCGCGCCGAACGCCCCCGACCTGGGAGTGATGCTCCCTTACACACCGCTGCACCGGCTGCTGTTCGGGCTGCCGGGTGATCCGCCTGGACCCCGGCTGCTGGTGATGACGAGCGGTAATCTGTCGGGCGAGCCGATCGTCACGGACGACACCGAGGCCCTCGACCGGCTGGCGCCCCTGGTCGACGCCTGGCTGACGCACGACCGGCCGATCCATGTACCGTGCGACGACTCGGTCCTGCGGGTGGTGGACGGCGAACCGGTGCCGCTGCGCCGCTCGCGCGGGCTCGTCCCGCTCTCCCTGGAGCTGCCCGCCGATGTCCCACCGGTCCTGGCGGCGGGCGGCGATCTCAAGAACGTGTTCGCCCTCGCCGAGGGGCGGTCCGTCTGGCTGTCGGGCCATATCGGCGATATGGACGATCTGGCCACGCTCACCGCCTTCGACCGGGCCGTGACGCATCTGAGCACGATCACCGGGGTCGTACCGGAGATCGTCGCGGCCGACCGCCACCCCGGCTACCGCTCCGCCCGGCGCGCCGCGGCCCTGGCGGACGGCCGGCCCGTCGCCCGGGTCCAGCACCACCACGCCCATCTGGCGTCCGCGCTGGCCGAACACGGGCGCGACGGGTCCCGGCCGGTGATCGGGGTGACCTTCGACGGCACCGGGTACGGCGACGACGGCGCGGTCTGGGGCGGTGAGGTCCTGATCGGGAACTACGCGGGCTTCGAACGCTTCGCGCGGCTGGCGTATGTGCCGCTGCCCGGCGGGGACAGCGCCGTGGCCCGCCCGTACCGTATGGCCCTGTCCCATCTGCGGGCCGCGGGCATCGCCTGGTCGCCGCGGCTGGCGTGCGTGGCGGCCTGCCCGCCGGACGAACTGCGGGTGCTGGAGCGCCAACTCGCCACCGGCCCGAACACCGTCCCCACCTCCAGCATGGGACGGCTGTTCGACGCGGTCTCGTCGCTGGCGGGGATCTGTCACCGGGCGGGCTACGAAGCGCAGGCGGCCATCGAGCTGGAAGGCGCCGCCCGGGCCCACGGCCCGTCCGGCGACGGCTACCGGTTCACCGTGCGCGAGTCCGCGCCAGAGTACGGGCCGGGCCACGGGCCGGGGCCGCTGGTGGCCGACCCGGGGCCGGTACTGGCCGCCGCGGTGGCCGATCTGACGGCGGGTGCGCCGGCCGGGCTGGTGGCGGCCCGCTTCCACGAGGCCGTAGCCGCTCTCGTACGGCAGCTCTGCGCGGCGGCCCGGGACCGGTACGGGCTCGGTGAGACGGCGCTGACCGGCGGCGTCTTCGGCAACGCCGTACTGCTGTCCGCCTGTGCCCGGGGCCTCGCCGCGGACGGTTTCACGGTACTGCGGCACCGGCTGGTGCCGCCCAATGACGGAGGGCTGGCCCTCGGCCAGCTCGTGGTGGCCGCCCACGGCGCGGCCCGAGAGGAGACAGCACCATGTGCCTGGCGGTGCCCGGCAGGGTGA
- a CDS encoding HypC/HybG/HupF family hydrogenase formation chaperone, with protein MCLAVPGRVMEIGERDGTRMAVVDFGGVVKDVCLEYLPDLKVGEYAIVHVGFALQRLDEESALRTLELFAELGLLQEEFGDAWEAAAGPGETAEVER; from the coding sequence ATGTGCCTGGCGGTGCCCGGCAGGGTGATGGAGATCGGGGAACGCGACGGGACCCGGATGGCCGTCGTGGACTTCGGCGGCGTCGTCAAAGACGTCTGTCTGGAGTATCTGCCCGATCTGAAGGTGGGCGAGTACGCGATCGTGCACGTCGGGTTCGCGCTCCAGCGGCTGGACGAGGAGTCGGCGCTCAGAACGCTGGAGCTCTTCGCCGAACTCGGCCTGCTTCAGGAGGAGTTCGGCGACGCCTGGGAGGCCGCGGCCGGACCCGGCGAGACGGCGGAGGTGGAGCGGTGA
- the hypD gene encoding hydrogenase formation protein HypD produces the protein MKYLEEFRDPALARGLLDDIRATVTRPWALMEVCGGQTHTIIRHGIDQLLPEGVELIHGPGCPVCVTPLEVIDKALEIASRPGVVFCSFGDMLRVPGSDRDLFRVRGEGGDVRVVYSPLDALRIARENPDKEVVFFGIGFETTAPPNAMTVHQARKHGIRNFSMLVSHVRVPPAIEAVMTSPDCRVQGFLAAGHVCSVMGTAEYPDLAERHRVPIVVTGFEPLDILEGIRRTVRQLERGEASVDNAYPRAVRPEGNPAARAMLEDVFEVTDRAWRGIGVIPLSGWRLSERYRDQDAEHRFSVDGITTKEPAECRSGEILQGLLKPNECAAFGTRCTPRTPLGATMVSSEGACAAYYLYRRLGAPAAAPLEANPVG, from the coding sequence GTGAAGTATCTGGAGGAGTTCCGGGACCCGGCCCTGGCCCGGGGTCTGCTCGACGATATCCGGGCGACGGTGACCCGGCCGTGGGCGCTGATGGAGGTCTGCGGCGGCCAGACGCACACCATCATCCGCCACGGCATCGACCAGTTGCTGCCCGAGGGCGTGGAGCTGATCCACGGCCCGGGCTGCCCGGTGTGCGTGACCCCGCTGGAGGTGATCGACAAGGCGCTGGAGATCGCGTCCCGGCCGGGGGTCGTCTTCTGTTCCTTCGGGGACATGCTGCGGGTGCCGGGCAGCGACCGGGACCTGTTCCGGGTCCGCGGCGAGGGCGGGGACGTACGGGTCGTCTACTCACCGCTCGACGCGCTGCGGATCGCCCGGGAGAACCCGGACAAGGAGGTCGTGTTCTTCGGTATCGGCTTCGAGACCACCGCGCCGCCGAATGCGATGACGGTCCATCAGGCCCGCAAGCACGGCATCCGGAACTTCAGCATGCTGGTGTCGCACGTCCGGGTACCGCCCGCCATCGAGGCCGTCATGACCTCGCCGGACTGCCGGGTACAGGGCTTCCTCGCCGCCGGACATGTCTGCAGTGTGATGGGCACGGCCGAGTATCCGGACCTGGCCGAGCGGCACCGGGTACCGATCGTGGTCACCGGCTTCGAGCCGCTCGACATCCTGGAGGGCATCCGGCGGACCGTGCGTCAGCTGGAACGCGGTGAGGCTTCCGTCGACAACGCCTATCCGCGGGCGGTGCGCCCCGAGGGCAATCCGGCGGCGCGGGCGATGCTGGAGGACGTCTTCGAGGTGACCGACCGCGCCTGGCGCGGGATCGGGGTGATTCCCCTCAGCGGCTGGAGGCTGTCGGAGCGCTACCGCGACCAGGACGCCGAACACCGCTTCTCGGTGGACGGGATCACCACCAAGGAGCCCGCCGAGTGCCGCAGCGGCGAGATCCTCCAGGGGCTGCTCAAGCCGAACGAGTGCGCGGCCTTCGGTACCCGCTGCACCCCGCGCACCCCGCTCGGCGCCACCATGGTCTCCTCGGAAGGCGCCTGCGCCGCCTACTACCTCTACCGGCGCCTGGGCGCCCCGGCCGCCGCTCCCCTGGAGGCGAACCCCGTTGGCTGA
- the hypE gene encoding hydrogenase expression/formation protein HypE, translated as MADTLSTVPAPPDLSPPDLSSWSCPLPLRDHPRVVMGHGGGGVMSAELIENLFLPAFGGAPADGLGDSAVLDLGGARLAFSTDSYVVRPLFFPGGSIGDLAVNGTVNDLAMSGARPAVLSCAVILEEGVETAVVGRIAQAMGDAARAAGVRIVTGDTKVVESGHGDGVYINTAGIGLVPPGIDIGPHRARPGDVVIVSGGIGLHGVAIMSMREGLEFGVEIASDSAPLGGLVQALLAAVPGVHALRDPTRGGLAASVNEIAAASGTGVVLQEGAVPVPPEVANACSVLGLDPLYVANEGKLVAFVARPDAEAALAALRAHPLGADATVIGECVGEHPGMVVARTTFGGTRVVDLPLGEQLPRIC; from the coding sequence TTGGCTGACACCCTGAGCACCGTCCCCGCCCCGCCCGACCTCTCCCCGCCCGACCTCTCCTCCTGGAGCTGTCCGCTTCCGCTGCGCGACCATCCACGGGTGGTCATGGGCCACGGCGGGGGCGGCGTGATGTCCGCCGAGCTGATCGAGAATCTGTTCCTGCCGGCCTTCGGCGGCGCCCCGGCCGACGGACTCGGCGACAGTGCCGTCCTCGACCTCGGCGGCGCGCGGCTCGCCTTCTCGACCGACTCCTATGTGGTCAGGCCGCTGTTCTTCCCCGGCGGCAGCATCGGTGACCTCGCCGTCAACGGCACCGTCAACGATCTGGCGATGAGCGGCGCCCGGCCGGCCGTCCTGTCCTGTGCCGTCATTCTGGAGGAGGGCGTGGAGACGGCGGTCGTGGGCCGGATCGCGCAGGCGATGGGCGACGCGGCCCGGGCGGCGGGCGTGCGGATCGTTACCGGTGACACCAAGGTCGTGGAGTCCGGCCACGGCGACGGGGTCTATATCAATACGGCCGGGATCGGACTGGTCCCGCCGGGAATCGACATCGGACCGCACCGGGCCCGCCCCGGCGATGTGGTGATCGTCAGCGGTGGCATCGGACTGCACGGTGTGGCGATCATGAGCATGCGCGAGGGGCTGGAGTTCGGGGTCGAGATCGCGAGCGACTCCGCCCCGCTCGGCGGCCTGGTCCAGGCCCTGCTCGCGGCGGTCCCCGGCGTCCACGCGCTGCGGGACCCCACCCGGGGCGGGCTGGCGGCCTCCGTCAACGAGATCGCCGCCGCGTCCGGCACGGGCGTCGTCCTCCAGGAGGGGGCCGTCCCGGTGCCGCCGGAGGTCGCCAACGCCTGCTCCGTCCTCGGGCTGGATCCGCTGTACGTCGCGAACGAGGGCAAGCTGGTCGCCTTCGTGGCCCGCCCGGATGCCGAAGCGGCGCTGGCGGCCCTGCGGGCCCACCCCCTGGGCGCGGACGCGACCGTCATCGGCGAGTGCGTCGGGGAACATCCGGGCATGGTGGTGGCCCGCACCACGTTCGGCGGCACCCGGGTGGTCGATCTGCCGCTGGGCGAACAGCTGCCCAGGATCTGCTGA
- a CDS encoding ATP-binding cassette domain-containing protein, translating to MTAPGAPDVIRTDALRKVYPGTGFAAVDGIGLRVRQGEFFGLLGPNGAGKTTTVGMLTGRVVPTSGSAYVGTVDVVRQPALAKQIIACVTQQNTLDRALTVRENLYFHGLLFGIPRKESLRRADELLERFALARWRDASVYALSGGMAQRLMLARAVFHRPAVLFLDEPTAGLDPQGRLALWEALDELIADGRTILLTTHNMEEADQLCDRVAIVDHGRILALDSPAALKRSLGADTTVTVVARGSAEELARRLERDIPEVVRTRFTDGGVELQVSGNDRLVPRVVASAEAGGFELVDLSLSQSTLETVFISLTGKELRE from the coding sequence GTGACCGCCCCCGGCGCCCCGGACGTGATCCGTACCGACGCACTGCGCAAGGTGTATCCGGGCACCGGCTTCGCCGCGGTCGACGGGATCGGGCTGCGGGTGCGGCAGGGCGAGTTCTTCGGTCTGCTGGGGCCCAACGGGGCGGGCAAGACCACCACCGTCGGCATGCTGACCGGCCGGGTGGTGCCCACCTCGGGGTCCGCGTACGTGGGGACCGTGGACGTGGTGCGGCAGCCCGCGCTGGCCAAGCAGATCATCGCCTGTGTCACCCAGCAGAACACCCTGGACCGGGCGCTGACGGTCCGGGAGAACCTCTACTTCCACGGGCTGCTGTTCGGGATCCCCCGCAAGGAGTCCCTGCGCCGGGCGGACGAACTGCTCGAACGGTTCGCGCTGGCCCGCTGGCGGGACGCCTCCGTGTACGCCCTGTCGGGCGGCATGGCGCAGCGGCTGATGCTGGCCCGGGCGGTCTTCCACCGCCCGGCCGTGCTCTTCCTCGACGAACCGACGGCCGGTCTCGACCCGCAGGGCAGGCTCGCGCTGTGGGAGGCGCTGGACGAGCTGATCGCGGACGGCCGGACGATCCTGCTGACAACGCACAATATGGAGGAGGCCGATCAGCTCTGCGACCGGGTCGCCATCGTGGACCACGGCCGGATCCTGGCCCTGGACAGTCCCGCCGCGCTGAAGCGGAGTCTGGGCGCCGACACCACGGTCACGGTCGTCGCGCGGGGATCGGCCGAGGAGTTGGCGCGCCGTCTGGAACGGGACATTCCGGAGGTGGTGCGTACCCGGTTCACGGACGGCGGGGTCGAGCTCCAGGTGTCGGGGAACGACCGGCTGGTGCCCCGGGTGGTGGCGAGCGCCGAGGCGGGCGGTTTCGAGCTGGTCGATCTGTCGCTGTCGCAGAGCACGCTGGAGACCGTCTTCATCAGCCTGACCGGGAAGGAGCTGAGGGAATGA
- a CDS encoding ABC transporter permease has protein sequence MMAAAEGLPPEASRAPGASGSAGSARSAGAAVAPSGVPGPPRSAGVAARSALAALIRRDLTVLRKNFGEFAGRTIMQPFLLVFIFLYVFPVIGQGVGSGGGTAGESAFATVLVPGVVSIAVMFQGIQSVAIQMSQEFGFTREIEDRVQAPCPIWLVAVARVLSGAVQGLISAALVLPIAAVVHAPGVRPELHLHWGVVLTLIPLSCLAMTALGLLLGTTFEPRNIGVMFGFVVLPLVFLGGTYYQWTELSAVEVGGFPWLQTLVLLNPLIYISEGMRAGFTDVSHMPLYVVYPVLIGFCVLFLGLGLRNFRRRVLS, from the coding sequence ATGATGGCCGCTGCCGAGGGGCTGCCGCCCGAAGCGTCCAGGGCGCCCGGGGCCTCCGGGTCGGCCGGTTCGGCCCGGTCGGCGGGGGCCGCGGTGGCACCGTCGGGCGTGCCCGGTCCCCCGCGCTCCGCCGGGGTGGCCGCCCGCTCCGCGCTGGCGGCGCTCATCCGCCGCGATCTGACCGTGCTGCGCAAGAACTTCGGCGAGTTCGCGGGCCGCACGATCATGCAGCCCTTCCTGCTGGTCTTCATCTTCCTGTACGTCTTCCCGGTGATCGGGCAGGGAGTCGGTTCGGGCGGCGGCACGGCCGGGGAGTCGGCCTTCGCCACGGTGCTGGTGCCCGGGGTGGTGTCGATCGCGGTGATGTTCCAGGGCATCCAGTCGGTCGCCATCCAGATGTCGCAGGAGTTCGGCTTCACCCGCGAGATCGAGGACCGGGTACAGGCGCCCTGCCCGATCTGGCTGGTCGCCGTGGCCCGGGTACTGTCCGGTGCGGTCCAGGGGCTGATCTCGGCCGCGCTCGTCCTGCCGATCGCGGCCGTCGTGCACGCCCCCGGTGTCCGCCCCGAGCTGCATCTGCACTGGGGTGTGGTGCTGACCCTGATTCCGCTGTCGTGCCTGGCGATGACCGCCCTGGGGCTGCTGCTGGGCACCACCTTCGAACCGCGGAACATCGGGGTGATGTTCGGCTTCGTGGTGCTGCCGCTGGTCTTCCTCGGCGGTACGTACTACCAGTGGACCGAACTGTCTGCGGTGGAGGTCGGCGGCTTCCCCTGGCTCCAGACGCTGGTACTCCTCAATCCGCTGATCTACATCAGCGAGGGCATGCGGGCCGGTTTCACGGATGTCTCGCATATGCCGCTGTACGTGGTGTATCCGGTGCTCATCGGCTTCTGCGTACTCTTCCTCGGCCTCGGCCTGCGCAACTTCCGGCGCCGCGTGCTCTCCTGA